One segment of Triticum aestivum cultivar Chinese Spring chromosome 2A, IWGSC CS RefSeq v2.1, whole genome shotgun sequence DNA contains the following:
- the LOC123189996 gene encoding 1-aminocyclopropane-1-carboxylate synthase — protein MASRSAELLSRMAAGDGHGENSSYFDGWKAYDMNPFHPQDNRGGVIQMGLAENQLSLDLIEEWSKAHPEASICTAEGASQFKRIANFQDYHGLPEFRQAMAQFMGQVRGWKARFDPDRVVMSGGATGAQETLAFCLANPGEAFLVPTPYYPGFDRDCCWRSGVKLLPIECHSSNDFRITREAVVAAYEGARSSGVRVKGILITNPSNPLGTTADRATLAMLATFATEHRVHLICDEIYAGSVFAKPEYVSIAEVIEHDAPGADRDLIHIAYSLSKDFGLPGFRVGIVYSYNDAVVACARKMSSFGLVSSQTQLFLAKMLGDEEFMSRFLRESARRLAARHELFTSGLREVGIGCLGGNAGLFSWMDLRGMLREKTAEAELELWRVIIRKVKLNVSPGTSFHCGEPGWFRVCHANMDDETMGVALSRIRDFVRQHQQQKAKAQRWAARSHLHLSLQRHGAMASQYHALSSPMAALLSPQSPLVHAAS, from the exons ATGGCAAGCAGATCCGCCGAGCTTCTGTCGAGGATGGCCGCCGGCGACGGCCACGGCGAGAACTCGTCCTACTTCGACGGGTGGAAGGCGTACGACATGAACCCCTTCCACCCGCAGGACAACCGCGGGGGCGTCATCCAGATGGGCCTCGCCGAGAACCAA CTCTCGCTGGACCTGATCGAGGAGTGGAGCAAGGCCCACCCGGAGGCGTCCATCTGCACGGCGGAGGGCGCCTCGCAGTTCAAGAGGATCGCCAATTTCCAGGACTACcacggcctcccggagttcagacAG GCGATGGCCCAGTTCATGGGGCAGGTGAGGGGGTGGAAGGCCAGGTTTGACCCGGATCGCGTCGTGATGAGCGGCGGCGCCACCGGCGCGCAGGAGACGCTCGCCTTCTGCCTTGCCAACCCCGGCGAGGCCTTCCTCGTGCCCACGCCTTACTACCCAGG ATTCGACCGCGACTGCTGCTGGAGGTCGGGAGTGAAGCTGCTGCCGATCGAGTGCCACAGCTCCAACGACTTCAGGATCACCAGGGAGGCCGTGGTGGCGGCGTACGAGGGCGCGCGGAGCAGCGGCGTGCGCGTCAAGGGCATCCTCATCACCAACCCGTCCAACCCGCTGGGCACGACCGCGGACCGGGCCACGCTGGCCATGCTCGCCACCTTCGCCACGGAGCACCGCGTGCATCTCATCTGCGACGAGATCTACGCGGGGTCGGTCTTCGCCAAGCCGGAGTACGTGAGCATCGCCGAGGTGATCGAGCACGACGCGCCCGGCGCCGACCGGGACCTCATCCACATCGCCTACAGCCTCTCCAAGGACTTCGGCCTCCCGGGGTTCCGCGTCGGCATCGTCTACTCGTACAACGACGCCGTCGTGGCCTGCGCGCGCAAGATGTCCAGCTTCGGCCTGGTGTCCTCGCAGACGCAGCTCTTCCTGGCCAAGATGCTCGGGGACGAGGAGTTCATGTCCCGGTTCCTGCGCGAGAGCgcgcggcggctggcggcgcggcACGAGCTGTTCACGTCGGGGCTCCGCGAGGTGGGCATCGGGTGCCTGGGCGGCAACGCCGGGCTCTTCTCGTGGATGGACCTGCGGGGCATGCTCCGGGAGAAGACGGCGGAGGCGGAGCTGGAGCTGTGGCGGGTGATCATCCGCAAGGTGAAGCTCAACGTGTCGCCGGGGACGTCGTTCCACTGCGGCGAGCCCGGGTGGTTCCGCGTCTGCCACGCCAACATGGACGACGAGACCATGGGGGTGGCGCTGAGCCGGATCCGGGACTTCGTGCGCCAGCACCAGCAGCAGAAGGCCAAGGCCCAGCGCTGGGCCGCCAGGAGCCACCtccacctcagcctccagcgccacGGCGCCATGGCGTCGCAGTACCACGCGCTCTCCAGCCCCATGGCCGCGCTGCTGTCGCCCCAGTCTCCGCTCGTCCACGCCGCCAGCTAA